The following proteins are encoded in a genomic region of Montipora foliosa isolate CH-2021 chromosome 8, ASM3666993v2, whole genome shotgun sequence:
- the LOC138013024 gene encoding uncharacterized protein, protein MLPSGCCEALNCKHNGACLIGMQQLMCEVFVYHVKYTPWRTTYKQVSKFTNFVYGRFFLSKHMSSIIISLLKNTLGLLVNNARDRAVKKLRDGDVVDQKIREIIAREIEDVRSKLDALSRKDLLTAIDAFETGISYLYEAVDLLPGAARRGRKREDEAQLKEAVSLPTSSAPVDEIVLATGMRNMEPTEFVGDARRALSDGKERFKMAREKATEAFNNESLSTLDRITAIRYRVMAAILASALEILGTASELSSLSVKSTMKGALPECKQCLRKLHSLPDIENNFKVEVKKGLLNIRGRFKKEDRREIIAAVWQVNRAINDVLQACGENIDICYYPTIDIEDMKIDPRSDHRIAKILKKLDIEHENFIVWSFGEDAEDGQKLQHPTGIAINADGEFIIAENYETFKVFDNSGKFIYKFYPQTPTDGTRANVLAVATDEKYTYVLVLLRGSRTSEVQVFNRDMLRMKFSVQEAKNARKLTVGNGKLLVLTHDMVHVYYLNGRYERSFGREIISDARDIAVGPFEQIFVLDAVLNVCVVFNKDGVKKHEFTVRLGDKWRLHGLALHPLGEYVFLVGVEWSNSHGRSKGTLTVEIYTKDGEFCREIRIHEFEAEPIFFKSFAAISKEGRLAVTSGCLRPDFALIGALVFFL, encoded by the coding sequence ATGTTACCTTCGGGCTGTTGCGAAGCACTGAACTGTAAGCATAATGGTGCATGCCTAATTGGCATGCAGCAACTGATGTGTGAAGTATTCGTCTATCATGTAAAATACACTCCCTGGCGAACAACTTATAAGCAGGTATCCAAGtttacaaatttcgtttacGGTCGTTTCTTCCTATCGAAACACATGTCATCGATAATAATATCGTTACTTAAGAACACTCTCGGCTTATTGGTCAACAATGCCAGAGATCGGGCAGTGAAAAAGTTGAGAGATGGCGATGTGGTTGatcagaaaattcgagagaTAATCGCGCGAGAAATTGAAGACGTCAGGTCTAAACTGGATGCGTTGTCAAGAAAAGATCTTCTTACAGCAATAGACGCATTTGAAACAGGTATTAGTTATCTGTACGAAGCAGTGGACTTATTGCCTGGTGCAGCAAGAAGAGGTAGAAAGAGAGAAGACGAAGCTCAGTTAAAAGAGGCAGTGAGCTTGCCGACTTCATCCGCTCCTGTCGACGAAATAGTTCTCGCTACCGGAATGAGAAATATGGAGCCGACGGAGTTTGTAGGAGATGCCCGGAGAGCGCTATCTGATGGGAAAGAAAGATTCAAAATGGCCCGTGAAAAGGCAACCGAAGCTTTCAACAATGAATCTCTCAGTACGCTTGACCGCATTACTGCTATTCGGTATCGAGTGATGGCGGCAATCCTAGCGTCAGCTCTTGAAATCCTGGGAACTGCAAGCGAGTTGTCATCTTTATCGGTGAAGAGTACCATGAAAGGTGCCTTACCAGAGTGCAAACAATGTCTTCGGAAACTCCACTCTCTGCCAGATATTGAGAACAACTTTAAAGTGGAAGTAAAGAAAGGTCTACTAAACATCAGGGGTCGATTTAAAAAGGAAGATCGAAGAGAAATTATTGCAGCTGTTTGGCAGGTGAATCGCGCAATTAACGATGTCCTTCAAGCATGTGGTGAAAACATAGATATTTGCTACTATCCTACTATTGACATCGAAGATATGAAAATCGATCCGCGAAGCGACCACCGCATTGCGAAAATCTTAAAAAAACTTGACATTGAACACGAGAACTTCATTGTGTGGTCATTTGGCGAGGACGCCGAAGATGGTCAAAAGCTACAACACCCCACTGGAATTGCAATAAACGCAGATGGAGAGTTTATTATAGCAGAAAATTATGAAACTTTCAAGGTTTTTGATAAcagtgggaaatttatttacaagTTTTATCCACAAACCCCAACCGATGGCACTAGGGCAAATGTGCTTGCTGTAGCTACTGATGAGAAATACACCTACGTTCTGGTTCTTCTTCGTGGGTCACGTACATCGGAAGTTCAAGTTTTCAACAGAGATATGCTGCGTATGAAGTTCAGTGTGCAGGAGGCAAAAAATGCTAGAAAACTGACAGTCGGCAATGGTAAATTGCTGGTATTAACACATGATATGGTCCACGTGTACTACCTTAATGGAAGATACGAGCGTAGCTTTGGAAGAGAGATAATAAGTGATGCACGAGATATCGCTGTCGGACCTTTTGAACAGATCTTTGTGCTGGACGCTGTTCTAAATGTCTGCGTCGTATTCAACAAGGATGGTGTAAAAAAGCACGAGTTCACAGTCCGCCTGGGGGACAAATGGCGGCTTCATGGTTTGGCTCTTCATCCATTGGGTGAATATGTCTTTCTCGTGGGAGTTGAATGGTCTAATTCACATGGGCGTTCCAAGGGCACACTGACGGTGGAAATTTACACTAAAGATGGCGAGTTTTGTCGGGAAATTAGAATCCATGAATTCGAAGCGGAACCGATCTTCTTCAAATCCTTTGCGGCAATCAGTAAAGAAGGTCGCTTAGCCGTAACCTCAGGTTGTTTACGTCCGGACTTTGCATTGATTGGTGCATTGGTATTTTTTCTCTAA